The following are encoded together in the Pleurocapsa sp. FMAR1 genome:
- a CDS encoding folate/biopterin family MFS transporter, whose amino-acid sequence MIADSSEFKSLKKLLKEKILFGNEPTPELFAILTVYFVQGILGLARLAVSFFLKDDLGLTPAEVAALTGIASLPWIIKPLFGFISDGLPILGYRRRPYLILSGFLGTISWLALATLVDSAWTATIVILLTSLSVAISDVIVDSLIVERAREESLSKSGSLQSLSWGFSALGGLLTAYFSGLLLQHLSSNQIFEITASFPLIISSVAWLIAEEKITKDDSEPKISPVKEQITQLWGAIKQKQIWLPIAFLFCWQATPTADSAFFFFSTNELGFEPEFLGRIRLVTSFASLIGIFLFQRYLKTVPFRKILGWSTVIAAVLGMTTLLLVTHTNRALGIDDRWFSLGDSLILTVVGQITWMPVLVLSARLCPEGVEATLFALLMSIWNLSGLLSHELGALLTAWLGITENNFDQLWLLVTITNLSTLLPLPFLGWLPSGDPQAESAKKLAPGEAPIHSAGGLAESGITPNLVPEFAIDQGLEKKHD is encoded by the coding sequence ATGATTGCTGATTCCTCTGAATTCAAGAGCTTAAAGAAACTACTAAAAGAGAAAATTCTGTTTGGCAATGAACCAACTCCAGAATTATTTGCCATCCTTACGGTTTACTTTGTTCAAGGAATATTGGGATTAGCTCGTTTAGCCGTTAGCTTTTTTCTCAAGGACGATTTGGGTTTAACCCCTGCTGAAGTTGCAGCCTTAACGGGTATTGCCTCTCTACCTTGGATTATCAAACCACTGTTTGGCTTTATATCTGATGGTTTACCCATTTTGGGCTATCGTCGTCGCCCCTACCTAATACTATCAGGATTTTTAGGCACTATATCCTGGTTGGCTTTAGCTACTTTAGTTGATAGTGCTTGGACAGCAACTATAGTAATTTTATTAACCTCTCTTTCTGTAGCAATCAGTGATGTGATCGTCGATTCCTTAATCGTTGAGAGAGCTAGAGAAGAATCTTTATCTAAATCAGGATCGCTACAGTCACTGTCCTGGGGATTTTCTGCTTTAGGAGGGTTGTTAACAGCTTATTTTAGTGGATTATTATTACAGCATCTCAGCAGCAATCAAATATTTGAAATTACCGCCAGTTTTCCCTTAATTATTTCTTCCGTAGCCTGGCTCATTGCAGAAGAAAAGATTACCAAAGATGATTCTGAGCCAAAAATCTCTCCTGTAAAAGAGCAAATCACACAGCTATGGGGTGCAATTAAACAAAAGCAAATATGGCTACCCATTGCTTTTCTATTTTGTTGGCAAGCCACTCCTACTGCTGATTCAGCATTTTTCTTTTTTAGCACCAACGAATTAGGATTTGAGCCAGAATTTCTCGGTAGAATACGTCTAGTCACCAGCTTTGCTTCTCTAATCGGCATTTTTCTGTTTCAACGTTATTTAAAAACCGTACCCTTTAGAAAGATTTTGGGTTGGAGTACAGTTATTGCAGCAGTTTTGGGAATGACAACCCTATTGCTCGTAACTCATACTAATCGTGCTTTAGGCATCGACGATCGCTGGTTTAGTCTAGGAGATAGTCTGATTTTAACCGTTGTTGGGCAAATTACCTGGATGCCTGTATTAGTATTATCGGCTCGTCTTTGTCCTGAAGGAGTTGAAGCAACTTTATTTGCTCTTTTGATGTCTATTTGGAATTTATCGGGGTTGTTATCCCATGAATTAGGTGCATTACTTACCGCTTGGCTAGGAATTACAGAAAACAACTTCGATCAGCTTTGGTTATTAGTAACTATTACCAATCTGTCTACCCTGCTGCCACTGCCGTTTTTAGGTTGGCTACCTTCAGGAGATCCTCAAGCAGAATCAGCCAAAAAACTAGCTCCTGGGGAAGCTCCTATTCATAGCGCAGGAGGGTTAGCCGAATCTGGCATTACACCCAATCTTGTACCTGAATTTGCAATAGATCAAGGTTTAGAAAAAAAACACGATTAA
- a CDS encoding aspartate aminotransferase, with the protein MSLDWISRAERLSALPPYVFARLDELKVRAREQGLDLIDLGMGNPDGAAPQPIIDAAIAALQDPLNHGYPPFEGTASFRQAITDWYHRCYGVELSPDSEALPLIGSKEGLGHLAMAYVNPGDIILVPSPSYPAHFRGPLIAGAKIQQIQLSAEQDWLIDLNSIPEDVAQKAKILYFNYPNNPTTATAPREFFEEVVKFARHYEILLVHDLCYAELAFDGYQPTSLLEIPGAKEIGVEFHTLSKTYNMAGWRVGFVVGNSDIIQGLRTLKTNLDYGIFSAVQKAAETALQLPDEYIKNVQHRYSTRRDFLIKGLGELGWQIPPSKATMYLWIKTPVGKGSTEFALDVLQQTGVVITPGNAFGDGGEGYVRISLIADCDRLGEVLNRFKKAGITYN; encoded by the coding sequence ATGAGTTTAGATTGGATTAGCCGAGCCGAGCGTTTAAGTGCCTTACCTCCTTATGTATTTGCCCGTTTAGACGAATTAAAAGTCCGTGCTAGAGAACAAGGACTAGACTTAATCGATTTAGGCATGGGTAATCCTGATGGTGCAGCACCTCAACCTATAATTGATGCTGCGATCGCTGCTTTGCAAGATCCACTCAATCACGGCTATCCACCTTTTGAAGGTACGGCTAGTTTCCGTCAAGCAATTACGGATTGGTATCACCGTTGCTATGGAGTCGAACTAAGTCCCGATAGCGAAGCACTGCCTTTAATTGGTTCAAAAGAGGGTTTAGGTCATTTAGCAATGGCTTACGTCAATCCTGGAGATATTATCCTGGTTCCCAGTCCTTCCTATCCTGCACATTTTCGCGGGCCATTAATTGCAGGAGCCAAGATTCAGCAAATACAATTGTCAGCAGAGCAAGATTGGCTAATTGATTTGAATTCTATTCCTGAAGATGTCGCTCAAAAAGCCAAAATTCTTTATTTTAACTATCCTAATAATCCAACTACCGCTACTGCACCACGGGAATTTTTTGAGGAAGTAGTCAAGTTTGCGCGTCACTACGAGATATTATTAGTTCACGATCTTTGCTATGCCGAATTAGCTTTTGATGGTTATCAGCCTACGTCGCTATTAGAAATACCAGGAGCAAAAGAGATTGGGGTTGAGTTTCATACTTTATCTAAAACCTACAATATGGCTGGTTGGCGTGTAGGTTTTGTAGTGGGTAACTCCGATATTATTCAGGGTTTACGAACTCTTAAAACAAATCTCGACTACGGTATCTTCTCCGCAGTCCAAAAGGCAGCAGAAACCGCTCTTCAGTTACCCGATGAATATATCAAAAATGTGCAGCATCGTTATAGTACTAGACGCGATTTTCTAATCAAAGGACTAGGAGAATTAGGCTGGCAAATTCCTCCTTCTAAGGCAACCATGTATCTTTGGATAAAAACGCCTGTAGGCAAAGGTTCAACGGAATTTGCTCTTGATGTATTGCAGCAAACAGGTGTAGTTATTACTCCTGGCAACGCCTTTGGAGACGGAGGGGAAGGCTACGTTAGAATTAGTCTAATTGCCGATTGCGATCGCCTGGGAGAAGTCTTGAATCGCTTTAAAAAAGCAGGAATTACTTACAATTAA
- a CDS encoding alpha/beta fold hydrolase, which produces MDLNTEIKGKGTPILCLHGHPGSSASMSVFTNYLSRQYQTIAPDLRGYGKSRCKQSFKMQDHIIDLTALLDKYNIDSCLLLGWSLGGILALELALAMPERFKGIILIATAAHPLSSHPQPTWQDQLFTGIGGIVNYIKPGWQWNIDTFCKRSLFRYLISNHAPESYYYLATEAVPAYFQTSKAADIALSTAIRQGYNRLEDIHQIEVPCLMLSGEGDRHITANASQKTAQYLQNCHYINYPQVAHLFPWEIPDLVLKDIQQWLGQNFT; this is translated from the coding sequence ATGGATTTAAATACAGAAATTAAAGGAAAAGGAACTCCTATTCTTTGTTTACACGGTCATCCTGGTTCATCTGCTAGTATGTCTGTATTTACCAATTATCTTTCTCGGCAGTATCAAACAATTGCTCCCGATCTGCGTGGCTATGGCAAAAGCCGCTGTAAACAAAGCTTTAAGATGCAGGATCACATAATAGATCTCACTGCCTTACTAGACAAATATAATATAGATAGCTGTTTACTCTTAGGTTGGTCTCTTGGAGGTATTCTGGCTCTGGAATTGGCTTTAGCTATGCCCGAAAGGTTTAAGGGCATAATTCTCATTGCTACTGCTGCACATCCCCTTAGCAGCCATCCTCAACCTACTTGGCAAGATCAGCTATTTACTGGTATTGGAGGAATCGTCAACTACATCAAACCAGGTTGGCAATGGAATATAGATACCTTTTGCAAGCGATCGCTTTTTCGTTATTTAATTAGTAATCATGCTCCAGAATCGTACTATTATTTAGCCACCGAAGCAGTACCAGCTTACTTTCAAACATCAAAAGCAGCAGATATAGCTTTGTCTACCGCAATTCGACAGGGTTACAATCGCCTAGAAGACATACACCAAATAGAAGTTCCTTGTTTAATGCTATCAGGAGAAGGCGATCGCCATATTACCGCCAACGCTAGTCAAAAAACTGCCCAGTATCTCCAAAACTGTCACTATATAAACTATCCCCAGGTTGCTCATCTTTTCCCCTGGGAAATCCCAGACCTAGTTTTAAAAGATATTCAGCAATGGCTGGGGCAAAACTTTACTTAA
- a CDS encoding MFS transporter gives MQTFFVIWIGQVISLLGSKLTEFALAFWILDQTYQDTGTITQFALTIFFMYLPKVIISPLAGVLVDRWNRRYAMIMSDLGTGIVTLGVLLLVWSNSLAIWQIYLVLIISSSLSAFQQPAYTASITQLVPAKNLSRANGMVQASFAIAKIAAPAIAGLLMKFFSLKTILSIDIVTFIIAIITLISVKFPEFKRRTKAKRKVVHQVISDALAGWNYIVLRPGLIRLVSFISISYFSMGILEVVLWPLLYQPNSTDELGFVLSIGGCGMLLGSVLMSVWSGPKNRVRAIICFAGLQSVIILIGGMKISPFVLAIGIFGYLFSQPIIVSCNQAIWQSKVPSRLQGRVFALQQTLERSLAIGAYLLAGPLVDNVFNPLMAKGGVFAQILGKFVNTGMGQGVTLLLVLLGIVNVLIVAIAYRQPRLRHLETELPDRNQFANTNTTIA, from the coding sequence ATGCAAACTTTTTTCGTAATCTGGATTGGTCAAGTTATCTCATTACTAGGTTCTAAATTAACCGAGTTTGCTTTAGCATTTTGGATCCTCGATCAGACCTATCAAGATACAGGGACAATCACTCAATTCGCCCTAACTATATTTTTCATGTATCTTCCCAAGGTGATTATTTCTCCCTTGGCGGGGGTTTTAGTCGACCGCTGGAATCGTCGTTACGCTATGATCATGAGTGATTTGGGAACGGGAATAGTAACCTTGGGGGTGCTTTTATTAGTTTGGTCAAATTCCTTGGCGATTTGGCAGATCTATCTTGTTCTGATAATTTCTTCTAGTCTGAGTGCTTTTCAGCAGCCTGCTTATACAGCCTCAATTACCCAGCTAGTACCAGCTAAAAATTTGAGTCGTGCCAATGGTATGGTTCAGGCATCTTTTGCGATCGCCAAAATTGCAGCTCCAGCGATCGCTGGTTTGCTGATGAAGTTTTTTAGTCTAAAAACAATTTTATCTATAGATATTGTTACATTTATAATTGCCATCATCACTCTAATTAGCGTTAAATTTCCCGAATTCAAACGACGCACTAAAGCTAAAAGAAAAGTTGTCCATCAAGTAATTTCTGATGCCCTAGCTGGCTGGAACTATATCGTTCTCAGACCTGGTTTAATCCGTTTGGTTAGTTTTATTTCCATTAGCTACTTTAGTATGGGAATCTTAGAAGTTGTTCTCTGGCCTTTGCTCTACCAACCAAATTCTACTGATGAATTGGGGTTTGTGCTTTCTATTGGGGGTTGCGGGATGCTTTTGGGCAGCGTGTTGATGAGCGTTTGGTCTGGTCCTAAGAACCGCGTTAGAGCAATTATCTGTTTTGCAGGATTACAAAGCGTAATTATTTTAATTGGCGGGATGAAAATATCGCCTTTTGTTCTGGCAATTGGTATTTTTGGCTATTTATTCTCTCAGCCAATTATCGTTAGCTGTAATCAGGCAATTTGGCAGAGTAAAGTTCCTAGTCGTTTGCAAGGGAGGGTCTTTGCTTTGCAGCAGACTTTAGAAAGATCCCTGGCTATTGGTGCTTATTTATTGGCAGGGCCTTTAGTAGATAATGTTTTCAATCCGTTGATGGCTAAAGGCGGAGTGTTTGCCCAAATACTTGGCAAATTTGTCAACACAGGTATGGGTCAAGGAGTGACGTTATTATTGGTCTTGTTGGGAATTGTTAATGTGCTTATAGTTGCGATCGCCTATCGTCAACCCCGTCTACGACATTTAGAAACAGAATTACCCGATCGCAATCAATTTGCGAATACAAACACCACAATAGCCTAG
- a CDS encoding glycerophosphodiester phosphodiesterase, translated as MLCIGHRGAMGHEPENTLLSIRKALALGVDAVEIDVYNVEDNLIVIHDRTLSRTTNGTGYLEEYSFEQLRSLDAGKGEKIPTLQEVFDTVNQQAIINIELKGSNTARLVSNLIRKYINQGWSETDFVVSSFNHYELIKAKTLYPALKTGMLIYGLPWEYLKIAQKLQTDIVIAGLDFVTPDLVNSIHQQNLLAWVYTVNEPTDISRMQELKVDGIFTNYPEQVV; from the coding sequence ATGCTGTGTATTGGACATCGAGGAGCAATGGGACATGAGCCAGAAAATACGCTGCTGTCTATTAGAAAAGCTTTGGCTTTAGGAGTTGATGCTGTAGAAATCGATGTATATAACGTTGAGGATAACTTAATTGTAATTCACGATCGCACTTTATCAAGGACAACCAACGGCACTGGTTACTTAGAAGAATATAGCTTTGAGCAATTGCGATCGCTTGATGCTGGCAAAGGGGAAAAAATTCCGACTCTACAAGAAGTCTTTGACACCGTAAATCAACAAGCTATTATCAATATTGAATTAAAAGGAAGTAATACCGCCAGGCTAGTTAGCAACTTAATTAGAAAATACATTAACCAGGGATGGAGTGAAACAGACTTTGTAGTTTCCTCTTTCAATCATTATGAATTAATAAAAGCAAAAACGCTTTATCCTGCTCTGAAAACTGGGATGTTAATTTATGGTTTGCCTTGGGAATATCTAAAAATTGCTCAAAAGTTACAGACTGATATAGTTATTGCTGGTTTGGATTTTGTGACCCCAGACTTAGTAAACTCTATACATCAGCAAAACTTGTTGGCTTGGGTTTACACTGTTAATGAGCCTACTGATATTAGTCGTATGCAGGAATTAAAAGTAGATGGCATATTTACTAATTATCCTGAACAAGTTGTTTAA